The following coding sequences are from one Deltaproteobacteria bacterium window:
- a CDS encoding cupin domain-containing protein, which yields MKTETQDLTDLDNLLADRWLSGLWKLDRHERTPDPKTKVVPHLWKWNDVYDSLLRTRDRIGIEKGRTERRTIRLVNPGMRHIEMTSHTMLLACQLIQPGEVAPAHRHTMAAIRFIVKGEGAYTVVNGEKLPMAAGDLILTPQWTWHDHGHEGSEPMVWLDGLDVPLIQSLQVISYEPYSEEKQATHASVQEPSHFGMTRPVRSGEQPAPMPLHYRWQDTYRALQALAETPADPYDGVALEYVNPLTGGRTLPTLSCWAQMLRPGERTRAHRHNSTSIYHAFRGSGATVINGETLEWNQGDTFIVPLWSWHEHANRSAGEEALLFSMHDIPVLEAFGLHRQEGMDQTGVAM from the coding sequence ATGAAGACCGAAACGCAGGATTTGACGGATCTGGACAACTTGCTGGCCGACCGCTGGCTCTCGGGGCTGTGGAAACTCGACCGGCACGAGCGCACACCCGACCCCAAGACGAAAGTGGTGCCCCATCTGTGGAAGTGGAACGACGTCTACGACAGTCTCCTCCGGACCCGTGACCGCATCGGCATCGAAAAGGGACGCACCGAGCGCCGCACAATCCGCCTGGTCAACCCCGGGATGCGGCACATCGAGATGACCAGCCACACCATGCTGCTGGCCTGCCAGTTGATCCAGCCCGGCGAGGTGGCCCCGGCCCATCGCCACACCATGGCCGCCATTCGCTTCATCGTGAAGGGCGAAGGCGCCTATACGGTGGTCAACGGCGAGAAACTTCCCATGGCCGCGGGCGACCTGATCCTCACGCCCCAGTGGACCTGGCACGACCACGGCCACGAGGGCAGCGAGCCCATGGTCTGGCTCGACGGTCTCGACGTGCCGCTGATCCAGTCGTTGCAGGTGATCTCGTACGAGCCTTATTCGGAGGAGAAACAGGCCACCCATGCGAGCGTACAGGAACCGTCCCATTTCGGCATGACCCGCCCGGTGCGCTCCGGCGAGCAGCCGGCGCCGATGCCGCTCCACTACCGCTGGCAAGACACCTACCGCGCGCTCCAGGCGCTGGCCGAGACGCCGGCCGATCCCTACGACGGCGTCGCCCTCGAATACGTCAACCCGCTCACCGGCGGCCGGACGCTGCCGACCCTGTCTTGCTGGGCGCAGATGCTGCGCCCAGGCGAGCGCACCCGCGCGCACCGCCACAACAGCACCAGCATCTACCACGCGTTCCGGGGCAGCGGCGCCACCGTGATCAACGGCGAGACGCTGGAGTGGAACCAGGGGGACACCTTCATCGTGCCGTTGTGGAGCTGGCACGAGCACGCCAACCGCTCGGCCGGCGAGGAGGCGCTGCTCTTTTCCATGCACGACATCCCGGTGCTGGAAGCCTTCGGGCTTCACCGCCAGGAGGGCATGGACCAGACCGGCGTGGCCATGTGA
- a CDS encoding iron-containing redox enzyme family protein, producing the protein MANSLRERLEAAVLERHCANHPLTEKWAAGELSRNAMAGWAIEQYHWISNIYRGELYKAANTPLAVQRLLLGNYLEESDPERPHLDIILRFATANGGDAEAAKRGRGLPTTEAWATWFNRVCRDESFIASVAATNVGTESQSPMLYSKVLPALREIYRFDEADIEHFWLHAEVDTEHGGRGFEILERYCTTPELQQMAIDYARESAKMRWFFFDGIYIHYEMGYELR; encoded by the coding sequence ATGGCAAACTCGCTACGCGAACGGCTTGAAGCCGCGGTGCTGGAACGGCATTGCGCCAACCACCCGCTCACCGAAAAGTGGGCGGCGGGAGAGCTCAGCCGCAACGCCATGGCGGGTTGGGCCATCGAGCAGTACCACTGGATCAGCAACATCTACCGCGGCGAGCTGTACAAGGCGGCCAACACGCCGCTCGCGGTGCAACGGCTGCTGCTGGGCAACTACCTGGAGGAGAGCGACCCCGAACGGCCGCACCTGGACATCATCCTGCGGTTCGCCACCGCCAACGGCGGCGATGCCGAAGCGGCCAAGCGCGGCCGGGGCCTGCCCACCACCGAGGCCTGGGCAACCTGGTTCAACCGCGTGTGCCGGGACGAGTCCTTCATCGCCAGCGTGGCCGCCACCAATGTCGGCACCGAGTCCCAGTCCCCCATGCTCTACAGCAAGGTGCTGCCCGCCCTGCGCGAGATCTACCGCTTCGACGAAGCGGACATCGAGCACTTCTGGCTCCATGCCGAGGTGGACACGGAGCACGGCGGCCGGGGCTTCGAGATCCTCGAACGGTACTGCACCACGCCCGAGCTCCAGCAAATGGCCATCGACTACGCGCGGGAAAGCGCGAAGATGCGCTGGTTCTTCTTCGACGGCATCTACATCCACTACGAGATGGGCTACGAGCTACGCTGA
- a CDS encoding thioesterase family protein, which yields MKEQLEVGLEGEWIIETTQAMAAAHIADEGFVVYSTPAMVGHMERACVEAVAPFLDDDEVSLGVRVEISHIAGTRIGETVRTAAKLVEVEGRRLTFTVEAHNEREMIGEGRHQRVVVKRDRLPRRE from the coding sequence ATGAAGGAGCAGCTCGAGGTAGGACTCGAAGGAGAATGGATCATCGAAACGACCCAGGCCATGGCGGCGGCGCACATCGCCGACGAGGGCTTCGTGGTGTACTCGACGCCGGCCATGGTGGGGCACATGGAGCGCGCCTGCGTGGAGGCCGTCGCCCCGTTCCTCGACGACGACGAGGTGTCGCTGGGCGTCCGCGTTGAGATCTCCCACATCGCCGGGACCAGGATCGGCGAGACCGTCCGCACCGCGGCCAAGCTCGTGGAGGTCGAAGGACGGAGGCTCACCTTTACCGTGGAGGCGCACAACGAACGGGAGATGATCGGCGAAGGACGCCACCAGCGGGTAGTGGTGAAGCGGGATCGACTACCGCGGAGGGAATGA
- a CDS encoding CaiB/BaiF CoA-transferase family protein, with protein sequence MSAALQGTMALDLSGHVAGPFAGSLLGDLGCDVIKVELPDGGDTHRGRNPLYEGYGPSFRALNRNKRSLTLDLRKPQGKEILLKLLEKADVLLENFRPETRVKLGLDYERLSRLNPRLVHCSITGYGQEGPYRDKPGFDTIGQALSGMLSLMTDFDKPKVVGVSVTDHSTGVFAAYGILAALMARHHTGRGQFVDASLLRISLAFIESHMADYLNGGEAITRENFPRGRIYCFVPSDKKALVIHLSGHQKAWEGLVTAVGRRDLLDEPRFATRKDRWENHYDIVPILQAEFEKKPRDHWLQALDAVSVPNAPIYKIDEVLDDPQVKDLGLPQEIRHPKMGSSNLIGNAVQLSDTPTRFHRAAPLLGENSEEILRGLGYDDAALAELRESGVTS encoded by the coding sequence ATGAGTGCGGCATTGCAGGGGACCATGGCGCTGGATCTCAGCGGCCACGTGGCCGGGCCGTTCGCCGGGAGTCTCTTGGGCGATCTCGGGTGCGACGTGATCAAGGTGGAGTTGCCGGACGGGGGTGACACGCACCGCGGACGGAATCCGCTGTACGAGGGCTACGGCCCCAGCTTCCGGGCGCTCAACCGCAACAAGCGGAGCCTGACCCTGGACCTGCGGAAACCCCAGGGCAAGGAGATCCTGCTCAAGCTGCTGGAGAAGGCGGATGTCCTGCTGGAGAACTTCCGGCCGGAGACGCGCGTGAAGCTGGGGCTCGACTACGAGCGCCTGTCCAGGCTCAACCCGAGGCTGGTCCACTGCTCCATCACCGGGTACGGACAGGAGGGGCCCTACCGCGACAAGCCCGGCTTCGACACCATCGGCCAGGCCCTGAGCGGCATGCTGAGCCTCATGACCGATTTCGACAAGCCCAAGGTGGTGGGGGTCTCGGTCACCGACCATTCCACCGGCGTGTTCGCCGCCTACGGCATCCTGGCCGCGTTGATGGCGCGCCACCATACCGGCCGCGGCCAGTTCGTGGACGCGTCGCTGCTGCGCATCAGCCTGGCGTTCATCGAGTCCCACATGGCCGACTACCTGAACGGCGGCGAGGCCATCACCCGGGAGAATTTTCCCCGGGGTCGCATCTACTGCTTTGTTCCCAGCGACAAGAAGGCCCTGGTGATCCACCTCTCCGGACACCAGAAGGCCTGGGAGGGCCTGGTGACCGCGGTGGGACGCCGGGACCTGCTGGACGAGCCTCGCTTTGCCACGCGAAAGGACCGCTGGGAAAATCACTACGACATCGTTCCCATCCTGCAGGCGGAGTTCGAGAAGAAGCCGCGGGACCATTGGCTCCAGGCGCTGGACGCGGTCAGCGTGCCCAACGCGCCGATCTACAAGATCGACGAGGTGTTGGACGACCCGCAAGTGAAGGACCTGGGCCTGCCGCAGGAGATCCGCCACCCCAAGATGGGGTCGAGCAACCTCATCGGCAACGCCGTGCAGTTGTCCGACACGCCCACGCGGTTTCACCGGGCCGCGCCGCTGCTGGGCGAGAATAGCGAAGAGATCCTGCGCGGTCTGGGCTACGACGATGCGGCGCTGGCGGAGCTGCGCGAGAGCGGGGTCACTTCATAA